In the Flavobacterium sp. 90 genome, TCTTTCCGGTGAAGCCGAAAGTAAATATTGTTTGTGATTTTTGAAGAAAACCGAAAAAGGCGCTTGTGAAATGGCATTCAGTTTCTCAAACTTTTCTAATGGATTTATAATCGCATTTTCAGCAAAAAATTCCATACAAAAATTAGCTTCATACATATCTCCTTTATGAATATGATCAAGCATTTTTGTTACTTTTTCTACATATAAATCTTTTGAAATTCTTTGTTCAATTTCCAAAGATTCCTGACTTCTAACTTCTAACTTTTCACTTTGAACAATTTCCTCAAAATCATCTTCAACCTCATCATCACAAAGAAATAAATATTGAATTTCAAGCTGATTTTCTTTCAATAAGAATATTTTTTTTGGCTGAAAGAAAAACATATCCGGAAAATCTAAACCATCAAAATTAGCTGATTTTAAATCTTCAATATCATTTTTCAGATCGTAAGTCAAATACCCAAAAAGCCAGTCTTTTGTAGTTTGCTGATATTGTTTAAGATCTTCAAAAGCATTATGAAAATCGGTTTTCAAAGATGTAAAAGCATCTACAGCCAACACACAATTGAAGTTTGAATATCCTTGTGGATAAGAATTACTGTCCAAAAAAACGACCTCACGAAATTGTTGTGACCAAGCTAGAAGTTGTTGTTTAAACTGCTCTGGATTTGAAATATGCTTATGAATTGAAACTCTCAAAAATGGGTAAATTTTAGACTTCAAAATTACGACAAAAAAAATCCTTCAATAAAATAATCCTCAAAAAATATTGGCTTTCCGCAATTACGGAGAAAACCTAAAATAAAACATTAAAACTGTTAATAAAACAACAATTTCGTAAGGAAAAATTCGTTATATTTGATATAGCATTATTGAAATCTTAAAATAAGATTATAAAGATGGTAAAATTCTCAATAGAACAGCTTTAAAATTGGACTTTCACTTTATTAGAGAATTTAGATTGTAACGTTTTCCAAAAATAAATTATACATTTTTAACCCATTAAAAATTCTAGTATTATGAAAATTGCTACCATTATTGTCCGTGTTTTGATTGGTCTGTTGTTATTGTTTGCCTCTATTAGTTTCTTCTTTCATTTAATGCCTGAACCTCAAACAACGGGAGATTTCAAAGCCTTTAATGTTGGTTTGATGGCTTCTACTTATTTGATGCCTTTAGCAAAATCAATAGAATTACTTTGCGGAATTGCTTTTGTAACAGGACGTTATGTAACATTAGCCAATATTTTGATTTTACCTATTACGGTAAATATCTTGTTTATCAACTATTTTCTTACTCCGGATGGTTTGCCAATTGCGATTTTATTATTTCTGGCTAACCTATTTTTGATTTACAGATATTGGGATAATTACAGAAGTGTTTTCACTGCATAAATCATTTTCGAACTAAAATAAAAGAAACCCGACAGCCTATAACTGTCGGGTTTCTTTTTCAACCTCTTTTGTCATGTTTTACCCAGACAAGATCTAAAACGTTATAACCTATTTCCTGGGCTTTAATTAGAAAATCAGCTTTGATACTTTCCGGAATAGTCGTTTCTCTCGAAAGTATCCACATATATTTTAAACTCTCGCCGGCAACAAGAGCATATTTGTAATCTGCGTCAATCGCAATTATATTATAACCGGAATAAAAAGGACCAAAAAATGAAACCTTAAGCATACCTACATTGTCCTTTTTGACTAACTTGGCTTTCCCGATGCTTTCCTCCCATTTGTCTTTTTTGACATTATAGCCCCTGTTATCAACTTTAATCGTGCCGTTATCGTTCAAAGAATATTCGGCAGTTACGTTGTTTAAACCTTTTTCCCATTTATAATCTAATCTTGCAATTTCAAACCATTTTCCCAGATATTTAGCTTTGTCAAAATTAGAAATTGCAACAGCTTTTTTCGGAATATTTGAACGACAGGAATAAAGTATAAATGCAATTCCTGCTCCAAGTAGAATTGGAGTTATATATCTATTTTTCATAATGTTATCTTTTAAAGAAGTAAAGATAACATCTGAAATACACATCTAATTTACAAAATTTTTATTGAATTTTACATTTTCTGACGTTAAGATTAAAAGAATAAAATCAAAAATTCTAAATATTTTTACTAAACACTTATATTTAACTAAAACTTTAGCTTTCGATGAAAAAATATCTTTTTGTAGTTCTGTTACTTTGCGTTAATTTTTCGAGATCACAATCCATAAAATCCGTTGATTCTCTAAATGTTGAAATCTGCAAATCCCTTGTTCAGAATAAAGATTTGAACAATGAAATAAGAATTAACACCATCAACAAAGCGCATATAAGCCCTTATTTGGCAAGATTCACAGATAGTATAACTCAGAAAACAGTTTTTGAACAAATCTTTTTCAGGTTACAAAAAAACTGCAATGAATTTGTGGCGCTTTTTCCAAATAAAGCCAAAGAAAGCAGTTGGGCAATGCAAAATGAAAAACCTGTTCAAAAAATAACCAAAGAGCAATGCAATCATTTTAATACTCTTTCAAAATACTATTATTTCGAAAATGATGGCAATATTGTAGAAGTAACTTTAAGTGATAATTTATGGACCGAAAATTTTTATGACGGGACTTTTTCAAAACTAACTTTTCGAAAAAAAGGAAGCTGCGAATTTGAACTTGAATTCATCGAAAGCAACAATATATCGAGAAAGAACTTAAGCATTAAAGGCGATAAATACTTGTATAAATTGTATGATGAAGAAAATGAAACCTACAGCGTATACACTCAAAACAAAGAAACTTATTATACTTTTAAAATTTTAAAACAATAAAAAAACCGCCGAAATTAATATCTCGGCGGTTTTTTAAATTATAATTCTACGTAAATTATACGTGTAATGCTCTGTTATCAGTTGCAGCCAAAGCTGCTTCTTTTACCGCTTCCGCGAAAGTTGGATGCGCATGACTCATTCTTGAAATATCTTCAGCAGACGCTTTGAATTCCATTGCTGTAACTGCTTCTGCAATTAAATCAGCTGTACGAGCTCCAATCATGTGAACTCCTAAAACCTCATCAGTTTTAGCATCAGCAATGATTTTTACAAATCCGTCAAGATCTCCACTTGCTCTTGCACGCCCTAAAGCTTTGAAAGGGAAACTTCCAACTTTATATTCTGTTCCTGTAGCTTTTACCTGCTCTTCAGTTTGTCCAACTGCAGCAACTTCCGGCCAAGTGTAAACTACACCAGGAATTAAGTTATAATCGATATGTGGTTTTTGACCAGCTAAGATTTCAGCAACCATAGTTCCTTCTTCTTCTGCTTTGTGCGCCAACATTGCTCCACGAACAACATCACCAATTGCATAGATATTAGGAACATTAGTTTGTAAATGATCGTTTACTTCAACTTGTCCTCTGTCTGAAATTTTAACTCCTGCTTTGTCAGCGTTTAATCCGTCTGTGTATGGACGACGACCAACAGAAACTAATGAATAATCTCCTTCAAGAGTGATTGTTTCTCCTTTTGCATTTTCAGCCTGAACTACCACAGCATCGCCGTTTCTTTCTACTGATTTTACTTTATGAGAAACGTAGAATTTCATTCCTTGTTTTTTCAATACTTTAGTCAATTCTTTAGACAATGAACTATCCATTCCAGGAATAATTCTGTCCATGAATTCTACTACAGAAACTTGCGCTCCTAAACGTAGGTAAACTTGTCCAAGCTCGATTCCGATAACTCCACCACCAATAATTACTAAGTGTTTTGGAACTTCTTTTAAAGCCAATGCTTCTGTAGAAGTGATGATTCTTTCTTTGTCAATTTTGATAAATGGCAAAGAAGATGGTTTTGAACCTGTAGCAATTACAGCATATTTAGTTTCGATAGTTTCAGATGTTCCGTCAGCTTTTGCAACTGCAATGTGCGTTGCGTCTTCGAAAGAACCTAAACCATTGAAAACAGTAATTTTATTTTTATCCATTAAGTAGTTG is a window encoding:
- a CDS encoding anthranilate synthase component I family protein — encoded protein: MRVSIHKHISNPEQFKQQLLAWSQQFREVVFLDSNSYPQGYSNFNCVLAVDAFTSLKTDFHNAFEDLKQYQQTTKDWLFGYLTYDLKNDIEDLKSANFDGLDFPDMFFFQPKKIFLLKENQLEIQYLFLCDDEVEDDFEEIVQSEKLEVRSQESLEIEQRISKDLYVEKVTKMLDHIHKGDMYEANFCMEFFAENAIINPLEKFEKLNAISQAPFSVFFKNHKQYLLSASPERYLKKSGETLISQPIKGTSKRSSDPIEDEKSKQYLESDAKERAENIMITDLVRNDLSHTAQKGSVEVTELCKIYSFLQVHQMISTITSKIDPQYSPIEVLKTTFPMGSMTGAPKISVMNIIENLEETKRGLYSGSVGYFTPEGDFDFNVVIRSILYNQENKYVSFSVGSAITSLSIPEKEYEECLLKAKAMHEVLQ
- the lpdA gene encoding dihydrolipoyl dehydrogenase, producing MSSFDVVIIGSGPGGYVSAIRCAQLGFKTAIVEKYNSLGGTCLNVGCIPSKALLSSSHHYAEIAHFADHGIEVSGDVKINLEKMIARKQAVVDQTVGGINYLMDKNKITVFNGLGSFEDATHIAVAKADGTSETIETKYAVIATGSKPSSLPFIKIDKERIITSTEALALKEVPKHLVIIGGGVIGIELGQVYLRLGAQVSVVEFMDRIIPGMDSSLSKELTKVLKKQGMKFYVSHKVKSVERNGDAVVVQAENAKGETITLEGDYSLVSVGRRPYTDGLNADKAGVKISDRGQVEVNDHLQTNVPNIYAIGDVVRGAMLAHKAEEEGTMVAEILAGQKPHIDYNLIPGVVYTWPEVAAVGQTEEQVKATGTEYKVGSFPFKALGRARASGDLDGFVKIIADAKTDEVLGVHMIGARTADLIAEAVTAMEFKASAEDISRMSHAHPTFAEAVKEAALAATDNRALHV
- a CDS encoding lipocalin family protein is translated as MKNRYITPILLGAGIAFILYSCRSNIPKKAVAISNFDKAKYLGKWFEIARLDYKWEKGLNNVTAEYSLNDNGTIKVDNRGYNVKKDKWEESIGKAKLVKKDNVGMLKVSFFGPFYSGYNIIAIDADYKYALVAGESLKYMWILSRETTIPESIKADFLIKAQEIGYNVLDLVWVKHDKRG
- a CDS encoding DoxX family membrane protein — its product is MKIATIIVRVLIGLLLLFASISFFFHLMPEPQTTGDFKAFNVGLMASTYLMPLAKSIELLCGIAFVTGRYVTLANILILPITVNILFINYFLTPDGLPIAILLFLANLFLIYRYWDNYRSVFTA